A window from Eretmochelys imbricata isolate rEreImb1 chromosome 23, rEreImb1.hap1, whole genome shotgun sequence encodes these proteins:
- the DNAAF3 gene encoding dynein axonemal assembly factor 3 — protein sequence MTTAAGSSSFGTTCWWGFSPALDLQRECLESSMAHLCLSQDDLPELNILLVGSVDGRHVLRTMSQAHRWPRRRINFYIVENNLEALGRQLLFLSLALESPEKVGLQEKSEMFLELLGNSLIRSPTAAYLQEKSDLFVRYATDPDFQQRHLGSVDMSALKFKERDQLEGIFRFWRNPDPQAFPIARLWDLRVRQYLGTRYDARRGVCDWDLTMKLHERGARAIGGREFSRWRDTGVAFELREGVYDIPNKTLASGRLLRHKGELVPARGYWGDIGTGPYLPFGIESEEPSLLRTVNGIPAKSAQEISLYNVTALFHELAARARYTPPPPTSEVVSGAAPVQENPAPNPDPDFQDHKAVCPGPIRIHFLPLGCTARLPCRSQYHQLFHLLYFSCSMVHALTPELQLVSAPRATLITELTNFLPDVRKEQVDAFLDRVTAMAAGAGFTRCGTPEGQNQAWARFQRQEERPRDPPPS from the exons ATGACGACGGCAGCCGGCAGCAGCAGCTTTGGCACCACCTGCTGGTGGGGCTTCTCCCCCGCGCTCGACCTGCAGAGGGAAT GTCTGGAGAGCTCCATGGCCCATCTCTGCCTGTCACAGGACGACCTGCCTGAGCTCAATATCCTTCTGGTGGGCTCCGTCGACGGCCGCCATGTCCTCAGGACCATGAGTCAAGCCCACCGCTGGCCGCGGAGGAGGATCAAT TTCTACATCGTGGAGAATAACCTCGAGGCGCTGGGCCGGCAGCTGCTCTTTCTAAGCCTCGCCCTGGAGTCTCCGGAGAAAGTGGGGCTGCAAG AGAAGAGCGAGATGTTCCTGGAGCTGCTGGGGAACAGCCTGATCCGCAGCCCGACAGCCGCCTACCTGCAGGAGAAATCGGACCTGTTCGTCCGTTACGCCACCGACCCGGACTTCCAGCAGCGCCACCTGGGGTCCGTGGACATGTCGGCCCTGAAG TTCAAGGAGCGGGATCAGCTGGAGGGCATCTTCCGATTCTGGCGGAACCCGGACCCACAGGCCTTCCCGATCGCCCGGCTCTGGGACCTGCGGGTCCGGCAGTACCTAGGGACCCGTTACGACGCTCGCCGAGGCGTGTGCGACTGGGACCTCACCATGAAGCTGCATGAACGCGGG GCCAGAGCAATCGGCGGGCGGGAGTTCTCCCGATGGCGGGACACAGGGGTGGCCTTCGAGCTGCGGGAGGGCGTCTACGACATCCCCAACAAAACGTTGGCCTCCGGGAGGCTCCTGAGACAT AAGGGGGAGTTGGTGCCAGCCCGGGGTTACTGGGGTGACATCGGCACAGGGCCGTACCTCCCCTTCGGGATCGAGTCCGAGGAACCGAGTCTGCTGAGAACCGTCAATGGGATCCCCGCCAAG AGTGCCCAAGAGATCTCCTTGTACAATGTCACGGCCCTGTTCCATGAACTGGCAGCCCGGGCCCGCTACACCCCCCCACCGCCCACCTCAGAGGTGGTCAGTGGGGCTGCCCCAGTCCAGGAGAACCCTGCCCCGAATCCAGATCCAGACTTCCAGGATCACA aagCCGTCTGCCCCGGGCCCATCCGGATTCACTTCCTGCCGCTTGGCTGCACAGCTCGgctgccctgcaggagccagTACCACCAGCTCTTCCACCTTCTCTACTTCTCCTGCAG CATGGTGCATGCCCTgaccccagagctgcagctggtatCTGCCCCCAGGGCTACGCTGATCACTGAGCTGACCAA CTTCCTGCCTGACGTGCGCAAGGAGCAGGTGGATGCCTTCCTCGACCGGGTGACGGCCATGGCCGCAGGGGCCGGCTTCACGCGTTGCGGGACGCCCGAGGGACAGAACCAGGCCTGGGCCCGCTTCCAGCGCCAGGAGGAGCGGCCCAGGGACCCCCCTCCCAGTTAG